A segment of the Fusarium musae strain F31 chromosome 2, whole genome shotgun sequence genome:
TAGCGAGAGCAAACCTGAATGCTTTAGTCCGCAGCGACCAATACACCTCATATTCCGACCTTACACGACCCCATCTCTATCAATTGAACCGTATATCGCGATCAATTGGGCCACCGCTGGCAGAGGCTCCTTCTCTACGTCCTAATCCTCAGTCACGATGTTGTCACGAGCCGCTAGACCAGCTCTCCGAGCTGCTGCCGCAGCTAATGCTCGGTAAGtttctctcctccttcatttCCGTCTCCCCTTGAGTATCCAGTGGCTCTCTCTCGGCTGCCGGGAAGCCCAAGAATTTGTCTGCCGGTTGAGCACTTCAACCCTTGACCGTCGGCCACATCATCACAAGTACACACGCCCGCCCAATACCGACCGAGTTGCAATAAAACTATGAGAGGCAATTGAATGCTCTGAGGGGAATGTCTCAACACCGTCATCACCAATAATCGCCAGAGAGAAAAACCAacaaaagagaaggaaaatgCTGACGACGTCCTTTTTTGCGCTTCCAGGGCCGCCGCCGTCCCCAGCTCCGCTGCCACCTATGCGACTCTCCGTGAGATCGAGGACCGTCTCAAGTCCATCCGAAACATCGAGAAGATCACAAACACCATGAAGATTGTCGCCTCCACCAAGCTCACCCGAGCCCAGCGCGCCATGAACGACTCTCGCAAGTACGGTCAGACCTCTAATGAGGTCTACGAGTCCGCTGAGACCAAGGCCCTCGAGactgaggacaagaagaccctcatcatcgtctgctCTTCCGACAAGGGTCTCTGCGGTGGTATTCACTCTGGTCTGTCCCGATATGTCCGCCGACTTCACGCCGAGCAGCCTGGCTTTGACCTCGTCCTCATtggtgagaaggccaaggctcaGCTCTCACGAACCAACGCCTCAGCTATCCAGCTGAGCTTTGCTGGCATTGGCAAGGATGTTCCCACCTTTGCCGACGCCCAGGCCATCGCCGACCAGGTTATTCAGCTTCCCACTGAGTACACCGACATCAAGATTCTGTACAACAGCTTCGTCAACGCTCAGACCTACGAGGCTTCCCTGATTGAGGCATTTTCTGAGGAGGCTATCCAGCAGTCCCGTGAGTTTCTTTGATTGATGTAAAAGTGATCACTAATATGTCTAACCATTAATCATAGCCAACTTCTCTGCCTTCGAGGTTGACGAGGAGGTTCTTGGCAACCTTCGCGAGTACAGTCTTGCCAACTCCCTCTACTGGGCTCTTGCTGAGGGCCACGCCTGCGAGCAGTCTGCCCGACGAAACGCTATGGATGTAAGTATCACTAGGTTGTAACTCTCATGACTAGCACTTACTGACAATTGCCGCAGAACGCCTCTAAGAACGCTGGTGAGATGATCAACAAGTACCAGATTCTCTTCAACCGTACTCGACAGGCCGTCATTACCGGAGAACTGGTTGAGATTATCACTGGTGCTACTGCCTCTGCGGACATGTAAGGAGTGGGAGTACAAGATGGGGTGTAATGCTTCCCTTTGTAACAAATGTCATCGGGCTACCATCCATGTATGGTTTCCCCCATTGTATCAAAGCCTTCAATAAATTCCTTAGTAGCCCATGCAATCAATGCACGGCAgtccaaaaaaaaaaaaaaaaaagaaaaacagaACAAACATCGCTTCTCGATGGCTGTAAGCGGAAGTAAGAATTTTCATTGTAAAAAAACTTCGATAAATTCAAGTACAAGTT
Coding sequences within it:
- a CDS encoding hypothetical protein (BUSCO:EOG09263TQ5~EggNog:ENOG41), whose amino-acid sequence is MLSRAARPALRAAAAANARAAAVPSSAATYATLREIEDRLKSIRNIEKITNTMKIVASTKLTRAQRAMNDSRKYGQTSNEVYESAETKALETEDKKTLIIVCSSDKGLCGGIHSGLSRYVRRLHAEQPGFDLVLIGEKAKAQLSRTNASAIQLSFAGIGKDVPTFADAQAIADQVIQLPTEYTDIKILYNSFVNAQTYEASLIEAFSEEAIQQSPNFSAFEVDEEVLGNLREYSLANSLYWALAEGHACEQSARRNAMDNASKNAGEMINKYQILFNRTRQAVITGELVEIITGATASADM